TATCAACTACATCAATGCCAAGCCCTGTTAGTGTATTCACTACTAGTTGCTGCACCATAGCGCCGCTGATACGACCATCGCGGCCAATTACAATCTTATTGCCTGAACCTTTTTCAAGCAACCAACTACCAAAGGCAGCGGAAAATTTTACCACATCAAGGGGAGTGAGATTTTCTCCGGTTTTACCTCCGATCGTTCCACGAATGCCAGATATACTTTTAATCAATGCCACAATAAACAGGGTTTATCAGTAATTATTACAAAAATAAGTGTTTGGCCGTTAGCAGGGACTACCAGATTAGGGTATTTTACAGGATCGGAATCAGAAAAGTGAAGATAAGCGAAAATTAAAGACATTTTGGATATGAAGAATAACATGTGGAAAACAATGAATAAAAAACACCTTTTCAATTAATTATGGGTTAAATTATTCATGTAAGAAATGTACGGTGTATACATAATCCATTGTACTTGCCTGGTAAATTATTGAATTACTCCCCTACTTTTGCTTAAATTTTCTGCCTTCATGTTCAACAGCAGCACCTGGTTTAAGGAGTGGTTCAATTCCCCTTACTACCACAAATTATATTTTGAACACGATGAAAAAGAAGCCTCCGCATTTATTACCAGGCTGCTGAATAAACTGCGTGTTCCCGAACATGCCCGGCTACTCGATGTTGCCTGCGGACGTGGCCGCCATTCCAAATTACTGGCTGCACATGGTTTCGATGTTACCGGTATTGATCTGGCCCCCGCCAGTATTGCTATTGCCAAAGCACAGGAAAACAGCCACCTGCATTTTTATGAGCACGATATGCGGCTGCCCTTCTGGATAAATTATTTCGACTACGCGTTTAATTTCTTCACCAGCTTTGGTTACTTCAGAACCGAACGCGAGCACTACAATGCCATCAGAACAATTGCCAATGCATTAAAACCCAACGGCACCGTAGTGATCGATTACCTGAATGTTCACTATGCCGAAGACCACCTGGTGCACAAGTCACAGAAAGTGATTGACGACATTACCTATTACCTTACCAAGTGGTATGATGAAACGCATTTTTACAAGAAGATAGAAATTGAAGATGAGGCCCTGGATGCACCGTTGGAATTTACCGAACGGGTTTCCAAATTCTCCCTGGGCGATTTCAACGACATGTTCGCCTATTACCATCTTCAGTTAAAAGAGGTTTACGGTGATTATAACCTGAATGCGTACGATGTTAAGCATTCTCCAAGAATGATAATGATCGCTAAGAAGAATTAGCTAATGTGATAATGAAAACAGCTCACGTGAGTGCTTCGCGTGAGCTGTTTTATTTACGGGAATTGTCTTCCCGTTATCGAATTAGCTAATTATCACATTACTTTCCCGCTTTCTTATTATTCAACAACATATACTTCGCTGTTTCGTATAAGGCATCTGTGAGCACCCCCATGTCGTGCATAATGGCGGCGTGTGCAGCATCGTTAGGAACGGGGTCGTTATTGATGATGGAAACCAGTTCTTCTTTTTTAGTCATCAATTGTTTGCGGTATAAATACCCATCTTTTACCACACCGGTCATATTGTTATCCGGGTCAAATACAAAGGCAAAGCCGGTAGTGGCAGAATCGAGCAGGTCTTTACCCAATGTGCTGTTCCGGTAAGGAATGTTACTTAAACCGGCAATAGTAGGCAACACATCAACCTGTGAGCCGATGTTGTGAATGCGTTGCGGCGCCAGTAAACCCGGTGCATAAAACAACAGAGGCACATGCATGGTATTTAACCGTTGCGCAGTCCAGGCGTGCGGAAATAACGCATCCGCATTGCCAACAATACCATGGTCACCCACAAAAACAAATACGGTGTTATTGAAATACTTTTCCTTACGCGCCGCTTCTATGAGTTTGCGGTAACCAAAATCAGTATAGCGGAAGGCATTCATTTCATCGTTTGATTCAAATCCGTATTTGGTTAATGAATCGTAGGGATACTGTTTCTTTTGAAATTCGGCCTGGTCTTCTTCCGGGATCGTATAGGGGCGGTGGTTATCGGCCGTTTGAATAATGGCAAAGAAAGGTTTCTCCTCTTTGGCCAGTACTTTATTGGCTTCCAAAAACAGGTTCTTATCACTAATGCCCCACACATCTATCTTTTTGGCGGAATAATCATCCTGTTCGTACAAATGCAGGCTGTCGATATTATTGGTGAGCACCCCGCGGATGTTGGCCCAGCTGGTGCTGCCACCCAGAAAATAGAATTTATCGTACCCTTTAAAATTATTGATGATGGTGTGCTGGTCTACCATACCCGGGTTGCGGCTGGCTGTTTTTGGCATTTCCACATCGGGCGTGCCGGTAATAGTGGCCCATACCCCGCGCGCTGTACCATAAGTAGGCGTAAAACACCGGTCGAAGAAAACACCCTGGTGGCACAAACTGTCAAAAAATGGGGTGGTGTTCAGCGGATTGCCAAACATAGAACTTTTGTAAGCGCTGAACGATTCGCAGATCACCAGCACAATATTGGGCCGGGTAGTTAACGCACCTGGCCGCGGCGCCACCTGGCGGGCAAAACTCAGCGGATCGGTTGCGGGCGTAAAATGTAAATTGCTGCCGATCACCGGGGCCAGCTCTTTTACTTTCTTTTGATCAAAACTGCTATGTCTGAATTTCAGCGAGCTGAAAAAACTTTCAAAGGGGTTTAACGACAAACCGGCTTTATAATCGCTTCCCAGTGCAAAAGCGTCGCTCCAGCGCAATGGGAATTGGGCTAACCGGCCAAAAATGAAAAATCCGCACACTAAAAAGGTTCCGGTAAAGAAAAATATGCGGCTGCGTTTTGTACCGGTATAGGTTTGTTTACTCACCCATCGGTGCACGCGGTTGAAGATCCATATTAACAGGGCTGCCATCAGCAAAATGCCCAGCACCAGGCGCACGATGGGATACGATTGCCAAACCATGCCCATGGAAATCTTTGCATCTTCCAGGTAATTGAGGGCGCTGGCGTTGAGGCGTTGTTCCAGGTAGGCATAATGCGCGAAGTCCACAGCAAAGAAGAAAAGCGCGAACACGGAGCCAATGCCAAGGATCGTCATCCAGATCTTTTTGCCCGGTTTACTGGTAAAGGGGTGCAATACCGGAATGCTGCCCAAAACGAGCATGGGTACCAACAAGATGGAAATCATTCTTAAATCGTAGCGGAGACCAAGGAAAAATGCTCCACCCAACTGGCTCAATCCATAACTTTGTTGATGACTAAAAAAATACAACCCGAGCCTCATGAACGTGAATAATGCAAGGAATATCAATCCTGTCCAAAAGATCCACCGGGTCAGCTTAGGAATATTCGACATATGTAGTGAAATAAGAAAATAAGGCCTAAAATTATAGTTTTTTATTTTTGTATTATATGATTGTTACCTCTCCCGCCTGCCTCTTAACATTCTGGCAACTAATTCAGCCCGTAGACACCTGGCTTATTACCCATATAAACCAGAACTGGGGCAATTCGTTCTTTGATACGGTTTTACCGTTTGTCAGGGAAACATTAACATGGGTTCCCCTGTATTTGTTCTTATTGTTGTTTGTAACAACCAATTTTGGCATAAAAGGTTGGTGGTGGGTAATGGGTGTTGTGCTCTGCGCCGCCCTGAGCGACCTCATCAGCAGCCAGGTAATAAAGCAAACCATCTGGCGAACCAGGCCCTGCCGCGACGAAGTACTTGGACCTCAATTGCGTTTTTTTATAAATTATTGTCCGGGCAGCTCCAGTTTTACCTCCTCCCATGCTACCAATCATTTTGCCCAGGCGATGTTCTTTTTCGCCACTTTACGGCCGGTTATGGGCAAATGGGCCAATCTTTTTTTTGTTTGGGCATTTATTATCGCCTATACCCAGGTTTATGTAGGGGTTCATTACCCTTTTGATGTATTTTGCGGAGCGCTCCTGGGGATTGGAATAGGTCTTGTGTTAAGCAAACTATTTCATAAGCGAATAGGAATGCTTACAGTATCTTAGTTTAACCAAACCACCCGGCTAATGGAAATTTTTATATTACTGGCTTTGATCTTTTTGAATGGTTTATTTGTAATGTCGGAAATAGCCCTGGTATCGGTTCGAAAAACCCGGTTAGAGAATCTGGCCAACAAAGGCGACGATTCCGCCCGTAAAGCCCTGGACCTGGCCAATAACCCTGAATTATTCCTGTCGGCGGCGCAGATCGGCATCACCCTCATCGCTATCCTTACGGGTGTGTACTCTGGCGAACGTTTCGGGAAGTACCTGGAACCTTCCCTCCAGCGAATTGAGATTATCAGGCCCTACGCCCAGCCTATTTCCACTACCATCATTGTAATAATTGTTACTTTTCTTTCAATAGTATTTGGCGAGCTGATCCCCAAACGAATCGGTTTATTAAAGGCCGAAAAAATAGCCCGCGTTGTGGCCCTGCCGGTTTTGTATTTCTCCAAAGCCACCCACCCTTTTGTGTGGCTGCTGAATAAAACCAGCAACCTGTTTTTGAAGATCCTGAATATAAAAGCTACGGCCGACAACAACGTTACGGAAGAAGAGATCAAAGCTATCATCAGTGAAGGCACCGAGCAGGGCACCATCGAGGAAGTGGAGCAGGAGATCATTGAGCGGGTATTCCACCTCAGCGATCGCAATATCACCTCGTTAATGACGCACCGCAGTGACATGATCTGGTTCGACCTGAACGATACGGAAGATTCCATTCGCGACAAGATCATTAAAGAACCACACTCGGTTTATCCTATCTGCGATAAAGACCTCGATAATATCAAAGGCATTGTAAGCTTAAAAGACCTGTACGTTACCAACGATTTCCTGGCTTTTAAGTCGATTATGAAACCTGCACTGTTTGTGCCCGAGAACATCACGGCCTACCGCCTGCTGGAGCGGTTTAAACAACAGCGGGTACCCTCCTGCTTTATTGTTGATGAATATGGCAGCCTGCAGGGCATGATTACGTTAAATGACATCTTAACCGCCCTGGTAGGTGAAATGCCGGAAGAAAACGATGATTCCTACGAGATCGTAAAACGCAAAGACGGGTCGTACCTGGTTGATGCACAAATACCTTTCTATAATTTCCTGAGCCATTTCTACAAAGCCGAGTGGATGAGTGAAGTAGAACAGGAGTTTGATACCCTGGCCGGGTTCATCCTGCATCAGCTGGAGCGCATTCCGCACATCGGCGATACCATGGAGTGGAAAGGCTTTCAGTTCGAGATCATTGATATGGACGCACAGCGGATTGACAAGGTGTTGGTTACGGCGTCGCAGGAGATTCTTGAGGATATGAAAGATGGGACGGAGGAAGCGTGAAATATTGAATATCGAATGTTGAATGTTGAAGTGAATGCAGGGAAATGAAGAATGAAGAATGTTAAATGAAAAATCAGAAAGTGAAATCCAGGCGGAAATACTGCATATAGGGCGTTTCATGTTTCACGTTTGGCGTTTCACGATTCGGTACTGCCGATTCACGATTCACGATTTCAAAACTGAAAACTTATTTCTTTATCCGGGTAATTCAATTTGTTGCTCTGTCTTTTGCCGGCAACAGTCACATGCATCAGATTCATTTGTTTATCATATGATTCATATAGGATGGTATTCACCACGTCGATCTTTTTAGGCACCGTGGTGGCATTATCCACTTCAAAATAACTCCATAGCGCATCGTTCTCTTTTTCAAAACCAACAAAGCTCAGCGTTACTGCTTTGCCATCCAGCTTTAATTGCAAATGGGTTTTAATGTAATCGTTTATCAGTTTATCGTTCGCCTGTTTATTGGCAGGGGCGCTCAGATCAACTTTGGTGTGGTATACGTTCGCCAGCGTTTTCTCCAGGTCGTCAGTAAAGATTTTGCAGCTTATTTCCAGGTCTTTATCAGCGGCATTGTAGTTCATTTCGGTAACACTTACAAACAACGGGTGGCGCGCCAGGGAACTTGCAGGCTCGCCTGAATGGCCGCCGCTAAAGGATGCTAAAGAAAAGAACAACCATTTAAATAGTAGTATTACCATTAAACATGAAAATTTTAAGGTTACAAATCTCTTAATTATTTTAACACCTTCACGGCAATATGCAGGATTTTACATTTTATTTTCAATTGGGAATTGACCACATTCTCACCCCTGATGCATGGGACCACATCCTGTTCGTTACCGCTTTGTGCCTGCGTTATCTGTGGCAGGACTGGCGAAAAGTAGTGGTGCTGGTGACGGCCTTTACCATCGGTCATTCATTAACGCTGGCGCTGAGCGCCCTGAATTATATTCATGTAAATGCCGGCTGGATAGAGTTCCTGATACCGCTTACGATTGCCGCCACCTGTATAAATAACATGGTGCAGCGCAAAACCGAACAGCAAAAGCGGTTACCGGTGATCTATTTTTTTGCACTGTTCTTTGGCTTAATACACGGGCTGGCTTTTGCCGGGCAGTTCCTGAGCCTTGAAGGTAAGGAAGGGTTGATAGGTCATTTGCTGGCTTTTAATCTTGGCATAGAAGCCGCACAGCTGCTCATTGTGCTCATTGTGCTGCTCTTATCTTATTTAGTAGTGCAACTTCTTAAATTACCAAGAATTGTATGGTTGCGAGGTGCATCTGCCTTAATTTTGGTGATTTCACTCTTTTTAGCGTATCAAAGATTCCCATATCATAAAAACTACCATGATGAATCAGAAAAAACAGTTCTTGCTTCTGGCTCTTGCTGTAGCTGCACTGTATAATGGCGCACAGGGCCAGAACATACAGAACAATCCGGGTTCGAACCACGGAAATAAATTTGAACAGTTGGGCACCATACTGCCAACACCCAACGAATACCGCACCGCCAGTGGTGCGCCCGGTCCTAAGTACTGGCAACAAAAATGCGATTACGATATCAAGTGCGAACTCGACGAAACCAACCTGAAACTGACCGGCAGCGAGGCCCTCACTTATTTCAACAATTCGCCCAATACGCTTACGTATTTGTGGCTGCAGCTGGATGAGAACCAGCACAGCTCGACCAAAAACGCCAATTACCAAACCGGCAGCGGCCTGCCCAAACAGCTGGATGCAGCCCAGATTGAGCGTTTTGAAGAAGTTACTTCAGACAATGGTTATGGCTGTAACATCGTAAAAATAACCGATGCATTGGGTGCACCGCTCAAATACACCATCAACAAAACCATGATGCGGGTTGAGTTACCAACTGCATTAAAACCCGGACAAAAATTCGCCTTCAACATTAACTGGAATTACAAGATCGCCGACCGCTTTACCTTTGGCGGCCGCGGTGGTTATGAATATTTCCCCGAAGATGGCAATTACCTGTTCACTATAACCCAATGGTATCCCCGCCTGTGCGTATACAGCGATTTCCAGGGCTGGCAGAACCACCAGTTCACCGGCCGTGGGGAGTTTGCATTAACCTTTGGCAACTTTAAGGTGCAAATGACCGTGCCTGCCGATCATATGGTGGGCGCCACCGGCGAATGCCAGAACTATGCACAGGTATTATCGCCCGCACAAATGGCGCGTTATACCAAAGCACAAACAGCTAAAGAACCCGTTCAGATAGTAACGCTGGATGAAGCTAAAAAAGCAGAGACCACCAAAAGCAAAACAAAGAAGACCTGGATCTTCAAGGCGGATAATGTACGCGACTTTGCCTGGACCTCTTCCCGCAAATTTGTATGGGATGCCATGCCAGCCGTTGTAGAAAGCAAAAAGATCATGTGTATGAGCTTTTATGGCAAGGAAGCCTATGGTTTGTACAGCAAGTTCTCCACCAAGGCTGTAGCTCATACCATTAAATCGTATTCCAAATTCACTATCCCCTACCCTTACCCTGTAGCGCAAAGTATTGAAGCTGCCAATGGCATGGAATACCCGATGATCTGCTTCAACTACGGCCGTACCGATAAAGATGGTTTTTATAGCGAAGCCACCAAATATGGCATGCTGGGCGTTATCATTCACGAAGTGGGTCACAACTTCTTCCCCATGATCATTAACAGCGATGAGCGTCAATGGAGCTGGATGGATGAAGGCCTGAACTCATTTGTAGAATACCTCACAGAAGAATTGTACGATAATAAATTTCCTATTCGCGGAAAAGGACCAGCCTGGGCCATCGTGGATTATATGAAATTGCCTAAGGACAAGCTGGAGCCTATTATGTCTAACTCAGAGAACATTATAGGTTTTGGTCCCAATGCGTATACCAAACCCGCTACCGGTTTAAATATGTTGCGCGAAACCATCATGGGCCGCGAACTGTTCGACTATGCGTTTAAAGAGTATGCACGCCGGTGGGCATTTAAACATCCCGAGCCGGCCGACTTCTTCCGCACCATGGAAGACGCTTCCGGTGAAGACCTTGACTGGTTCTGGCGCGGCTGGTTCTTTGGAACCGACGCCTGCGATATCGCTATCGACTCGGTAAAATCCTTTAAGGTTGATCCCAACGGCGCCATACCAGGTGACGAAGTGGTTACCAAACAGGATAAACCAATGGTTACCGCCTTTGATGACATTTCCAAACAACGCAACCGGGATGACAAAAACATCCACTTCCTGACCGACCAGGATACTACGTTGCACGATTTCTACTGGCGTTATGATCGCGGACTGGAAACACTGGACACCACGGCTTACCAGGTTACCAATCCTTCTATTGCCGAGCAGGCCGATGATGCTACGAAACAAAAAGCTGGCGATAAATTTTTCTACCAGGTAGAGTTCAGCAATAAAGGTGGTTTGGTTATGCCCATCATTGTTGAATGGACCTTTAAAGATGGCAGCAAACAGGTAGACCGCATTCCTGCCCAGGTTTGGCGTCACAATGAAAAATCAGTAAACAAGCTGTTTGTAAAAAACAAAGAAGTGGCTTCCATTAAACTGGACCCCATGCGTGAAACAGCAGATATTGATGAGTCAAACAACAGCTGGGGAACCATGCCAACACCTTCCAGGTTTTCAATCTACAAAGCAAAACAACAACCGCGCGGACAGTCAATGGGGGTAACACCTATGCAAAAAGCGCAGGAGAAGAAAAAAGGATTCTAATTCAATAGATCCATATAAACAGATCGTCCCGGCATTGTCGGGGCGATTTTTTTTGCGCTATGATTAGCATATGGATTATCAATAACATTCCTGCCTGATGGTATACCCTTATGGGGATAAATTGCTGATTGCATATTGGTACTGAATACATTATTTTTGCCAGGGCTGAAATTAAAATTCAATGTTGCTTCTTAATCTGGATTTTTATTTCTAATATAGCATTCAATTCCTTTGAAATTGCCAATGTTTTAAGGCTCCAATCTTCCAATAACAAACTATTATTTGTTCCATTAATCCTTATTGGCGCTGGCAGGTTCTGACGTTCCATCCTCTTGTGTTAATACACCGGCCAATTCCTTTGAAATAACTTCATTACAATTTCCATGTTCCTTAAAATAGCTTATATCTAAAGACAATATATACTTATGAAGCAGTTTACCTCTACACTCACAATGGCCCTTTTATGCCTGTGCGCAAACGCCCAGGTAGGAAGCATAGACCCGACATTTAACTCATCTGGTACGCCCGGATATGTTACGAATTCTGTGGTAGGCACTAATGATTATGCTGCAGGAATAACTACGTATCCCGATGGAAGGATCCTGGTAGTTTCTTATGTGGATAACGAAGCTTTTACCGTAACACGTTATTTAGCTAATGGTACAGTGGATGGCACGTTTGCCACTGGCGGCACCTTCAGTCAAAGAAGAAATGCAGGCGATAATGCTCCTTCTTATGCTATAAAATTATTGAGCGATAACTCCATACTGCTGGCAGGTTCTGACTATCCCACTTCCAAGAACTTTGCTTTATTGAAATTGCAGCCTAACGGTACGCCCGATTTAACTTTTGGGTCCAGTGGCGATGGTTGGGTAGAAACCGATATTGCCGGACACGACGAAGCTTACGCGATAGCAACACAAACTGATGGCAGCATTGTGTTGGCAGGGTACAGTACCTCCACCGTTGGCACCAAAGATTTTGCTGTGGTTCGTTATTCATCTGCAGGTATTATTGATGCGGGGTTTGGCACCGGGGGTAAAGTATTTACTCATATTGCAGGTAACGATGTTGCTCAAAGTATTGCCATCCAGCCTGATGGTAAAATTGTAGTTGGCGGAACTAGCGATGCGGATGGCACCGATCCCAACTTTACAGTGATCCGGTATAATTCAGATGGGTCGCTCGACGCTGCAGGGTTTGGTACCGGCGGCGTAGCTACTTTTGATTTGGCGACCAGAGGAACAGCCGGGTCAAAAGACTTTGGCTATTCACTGGCATTACAATCTGATGGCAAGATCTTATTGGCCGGTAAATCAACCGGTGTAGCGCTGTCGGGCGGTGATATGGCGGTAATTCGTTTAACCACTGCAGGTGCACTGG
The Niastella koreensis GR20-10 genome window above contains:
- a CDS encoding class I SAM-dependent methyltransferase, translated to MFNSSTWFKEWFNSPYYHKLYFEHDEKEASAFITRLLNKLRVPEHARLLDVACGRGRHSKLLAAHGFDVTGIDLAPASIAIAKAQENSHLHFYEHDMRLPFWINYFDYAFNFFTSFGYFRTEREHYNAIRTIANALKPNGTVVIDYLNVHYAEDHLVHKSQKVIDDITYYLTKWYDETHFYKKIEIEDEALDAPLEFTERVSKFSLGDFNDMFAYYHLQLKEVYGDYNLNAYDVKHSPRMIMIAKKN
- a CDS encoding LTA synthase family protein; translation: MISILLVPMLVLGSIPVLHPFTSKPGKKIWMTILGIGSVFALFFFAVDFAHYAYLEQRLNASALNYLEDAKISMGMVWQSYPIVRLVLGILLMAALLIWIFNRVHRWVSKQTYTGTKRSRIFFFTGTFLVCGFFIFGRLAQFPLRWSDAFALGSDYKAGLSLNPFESFFSSLKFRHSSFDQKKVKELAPVIGSNLHFTPATDPLSFARQVAPRPGALTTRPNIVLVICESFSAYKSSMFGNPLNTTPFFDSLCHQGVFFDRCFTPTYGTARGVWATITGTPDVEMPKTASRNPGMVDQHTIINNFKGYDKFYFLGGSTSWANIRGVLTNNIDSLHLYEQDDYSAKKIDVWGISDKNLFLEANKVLAKEEKPFFAIIQTADNHRPYTIPEEDQAEFQKKQYPYDSLTKYGFESNDEMNAFRYTDFGYRKLIEAARKEKYFNNTVFVFVGDHGIVGNADALFPHAWTAQRLNTMHVPLLFYAPGLLAPQRIHNIGSQVDVLPTIAGLSNIPYRNSTLGKDLLDSATTGFAFVFDPDNNMTGVVKDGYLYRKQLMTKKEELVSIINNDPVPNDAAHAAIMHDMGVLTDALYETAKYMLLNNKKAGK
- a CDS encoding phosphatase PAP2 family protein, which codes for MIVTSPACLLTFWQLIQPVDTWLITHINQNWGNSFFDTVLPFVRETLTWVPLYLFLLLFVTTNFGIKGWWWVMGVVLCAALSDLISSQVIKQTIWRTRPCRDEVLGPQLRFFINYCPGSSSFTSSHATNHFAQAMFFFATLRPVMGKWANLFFVWAFIIAYTQVYVGVHYPFDVFCGALLGIGIGLVLSKLFHKRIGMLTVS
- a CDS encoding hemolysin family protein, with protein sequence MEIFILLALIFLNGLFVMSEIALVSVRKTRLENLANKGDDSARKALDLANNPELFLSAAQIGITLIAILTGVYSGERFGKYLEPSLQRIEIIRPYAQPISTTIIVIIVTFLSIVFGELIPKRIGLLKAEKIARVVALPVLYFSKATHPFVWLLNKTSNLFLKILNIKATADNNVTEEEIKAIISEGTEQGTIEEVEQEIIERVFHLSDRNITSLMTHRSDMIWFDLNDTEDSIRDKIIKEPHSVYPICDKDLDNIKGIVSLKDLYVTNDFLAFKSIMKPALFVPENITAYRLLERFKQQRVPSCFIVDEYGSLQGMITLNDILTALVGEMPEENDDSYEIVKRKDGSYLVDAQIPFYNFLSHFYKAEWMSEVEQEFDTLAGFILHQLERIPHIGDTMEWKGFQFEIIDMDAQRIDKVLVTASQEILEDMKDGTEEA
- a CDS encoding DUF6702 family protein, which produces MVILLFKWLFFSLASFSGGHSGEPASSLARHPLFVSVTEMNYNAADKDLEISCKIFTDDLEKTLANVYHTKVDLSAPANKQANDKLINDYIKTHLQLKLDGKAVTLSFVGFEKENDALWSYFEVDNATTVPKKIDVVNTILYESYDKQMNLMHVTVAGKRQSNKLNYPDKEISFQF
- a CDS encoding HupE/UreJ family protein; translated protein: MQDFTFYFQLGIDHILTPDAWDHILFVTALCLRYLWQDWRKVVVLVTAFTIGHSLTLALSALNYIHVNAGWIEFLIPLTIAATCINNMVQRKTEQQKRLPVIYFFALFFGLIHGLAFAGQFLSLEGKEGLIGHLLAFNLGIEAAQLLIVLIVLLLSYLVVQLLKLPRIVWLRGASALILVISLFLAYQRFPYHKNYHDESEKTVLASGSCCSCTV
- a CDS encoding M1 family metallopeptidase — translated: MLLALAVAALYNGAQGQNIQNNPGSNHGNKFEQLGTILPTPNEYRTASGAPGPKYWQQKCDYDIKCELDETNLKLTGSEALTYFNNSPNTLTYLWLQLDENQHSSTKNANYQTGSGLPKQLDAAQIERFEEVTSDNGYGCNIVKITDALGAPLKYTINKTMMRVELPTALKPGQKFAFNINWNYKIADRFTFGGRGGYEYFPEDGNYLFTITQWYPRLCVYSDFQGWQNHQFTGRGEFALTFGNFKVQMTVPADHMVGATGECQNYAQVLSPAQMARYTKAQTAKEPVQIVTLDEAKKAETTKSKTKKTWIFKADNVRDFAWTSSRKFVWDAMPAVVESKKIMCMSFYGKEAYGLYSKFSTKAVAHTIKSYSKFTIPYPYPVAQSIEAANGMEYPMICFNYGRTDKDGFYSEATKYGMLGVIIHEVGHNFFPMIINSDERQWSWMDEGLNSFVEYLTEELYDNKFPIRGKGPAWAIVDYMKLPKDKLEPIMSNSENIIGFGPNAYTKPATGLNMLRETIMGRELFDYAFKEYARRWAFKHPEPADFFRTMEDASGEDLDWFWRGWFFGTDACDIAIDSVKSFKVDPNGAIPGDEVVTKQDKPMVTAFDDISKQRNRDDKNIHFLTDQDTTLHDFYWRYDRGLETLDTTAYQVTNPSIAEQADDATKQKAGDKFFYQVEFSNKGGLVMPIIVEWTFKDGSKQVDRIPAQVWRHNEKSVNKLFVKNKEVASIKLDPMRETADIDESNNSWGTMPTPSRFSIYKAKQQPRGQSMGVTPMQKAQEKKKGF
- a CDS encoding T9SS type A sorting domain-containing protein; translation: MKQFTSTLTMALLCLCANAQVGSIDPTFNSSGTPGYVTNSVVGTNDYAAGITTYPDGRILVVSYVDNEAFTVTRYLANGTVDGTFATGGTFSQRRNAGDNAPSYAIKLLSDNSILLAGSDYPTSKNFALLKLQPNGTPDLTFGSSGDGWVETDIAGHDEAYAIATQTDGSIVLAGYSTSTVGTKDFAVVRYSSAGIIDAGFGTGGKVFTHIAGNDVAQSIAIQPDGKIVVGGTSDADGTDPNFTVIRYNSDGSLDAAGFGTGGVATFDLATRGTAGSKDFGYSLALQSDGKILLAGKSTGVALSGGDMAVIRLTTAGALDATFNPSGAIPGISTVNNGGAANNDDGANAIALQNDGKMVLAGSTDGTPSPTFGLLVARLKADGTLDATFGTGGLTVSDITSTGNELGNVMTLYSTRIYVAGSTGSPKDNLIVAYQNDAVSLPLVLSQFYAQKQTSKVVLQWQTSSEEAVKQFVIERSTDGKTYKAIGQVAASGTSSLTKNYSFADVSPYMSASNYYRLNMQDIDGSVKYSKILIIKFDGQLTTSMSVFPNPTRDLLQVQLPDGMNGQVALQVFDLNGRLMKFSNLASDGSALNTTVDVSTLVKGIYILKAQAGNVTLTSHFIKK